The following coding sequences are from one Mus pahari chromosome X, PAHARI_EIJ_v1.1, whole genome shotgun sequence window:
- the Rai2 gene encoding retinoic acid-induced protein 2 isoform X2 — protein sequence MDDLQSQNLSMDMTDSPPTLANNRLENGMAQLITTEAWNINSTDLVEGSSAPELNPNGNATYVMTTQGPVQLPVVLEQHVFQHLNSPLVLPQEAPCSSNAMHNNLFQGAEDSEAQPQLLDLRIPSQPQEPALPFEAVLQNLFPAQGSLGPPPCQPPPGYAPVPPQPFNSPLSPLVPPATLLVPYPVIVPLPVPVPIPIPVPVPQSSESKFSPSFPKPPSSFGLHSFKGTQTTLEKDELKPLDILQPKEYFQLSRHTVIKMGSENEALDLSMKSVPWLKAGEASPQVFQEDAALDLSLAAHRKAEAPPEILYNSSGSADIQGHTILEKLSSGMEMPFAPAKCREASAMMESHSSNGNGTEMVGQPSHPGSELKAESNIEVVSESQAAKVIVSVEDAVPAIFCGKIKGLSGVSTKNFSFKREDSVLQGYDINSQGEESLGNAEPLRKPIKSRSIKLKKVNSQEIHMLPIKKQRLATFFPRK from the exons ATGGATGACCTGCAGTCCCAGAACCTTTCCATGGACATGACTGACTCCCCTCCCACTTTGGCTAATAACAGACTGGAGAACGGCATGGCCCAGCTGATAACTACCGAGGCCTGGAACATCAACTCCACTGACCTG GTGGAGGGAAGCTCTGCGCCAGAGCTCAACCCCAATGGCAACGCTACCTACGTTATGACTACACAAGGCCCTGTGCAGCTACCAGTGGTGTTGGAACAGCATGTTTTCCAGCACCTCAACTCCCCTCTAGTCCTGCCACAGGAGGCCCCGTGCTCCTCCAACGCTATGCACAACAACCTCTTCCAGGGGGCTGAGGACTCCGAGGCACAGCCTCAGCTCCTGGACCTGAGGATCCCAAGTCAGCCACAGGAGCCCGCATTGCCTTTTGAAGCTGTGCTCCAGAATTTGTTCCCTGCCCAAGGCTCTCTGGGCCCTCCACCCTGCCAACCTCCTCCTGGCTATGCCCCAGTGCCTCCCCAGCCCTTTAACTCCCCATTGTCCCCCCTAGTCCCACCAGCTACCCTCTTGGTGCCCTATCCTGTGATTGTTCCCTTGCCAGTTCCAGTGcccatccccatccctgtcccAGTGCCTCAGAGTTCTGAATCCAAGTTCAGCCCCAGTTTCCCCAAGCCGCCATCTTCCTTCGGCTTGCACTCCTTTAAAGGCACCCAGACTACCCTGGAAAAGGATGAACTGAAGCCCTTAGACATCCTCCAGCCAAAGGAGTATTTCCAGCTCAGCCGCCACACAGTCATCAAGATGGGGAGTGAGAACGAGGCCCTGGATCTGTCCATGAAGTCAGTGCCCTGGCTCAAGGCTGGGGAAGCTAGCCCCCAAGTCTTTCAAGAGGATGCAGCCCTAGATCTGTCTTTGGCAGCCCACCGAAAAGCTGAGGCTCCTCCAGAGATATTGTATAACAGCAGTGGGTCAGCAGACATCCAGGGTCACACCATACTGGAGAAACTTTCCAGTGGCATGGAAATGCCCTTTGCCCCTGCCAAGTGTCGTGAGGCCTCAGCCATGATGGAGAGCCACAGCAGCAACGGCAACGGCACTGAGATGGTGGGTCAGCCCAGCCATCCTGGCAGTGAGCTGAAGGCTGAAAGTAACATTGAGGTCGTAAGTGAATCTCAGGCGGCCAAGGTCATTGTGTCCGTTGAAGACGCCGTGCCTGCCATCTTCTGTGGCAAGATTAAAGGCCTCTCAGGGGTATCCACCAAAAACTTCTCCTTCAAAAGAGAAGACTCTGTGCTTCAGGGTTATGACATCAACAGCCAAGGAGAAGAGTCCCTGGGAAACGCCGAGCCCCTTAGGAAACCCATCAAAAGCCGGAGCATAAAGTTAAAGAAAGTGAACTCCCAGGAAATACACATGCTCCCAATTAAAAAACAACGGCTGGCCACCTTTTTCCCAAGAAAGTAA
- the Rai2 gene encoding retinoic acid-induced protein 2 isoform X1: MDDLQSQNLSMDMTDSPPTLANNRLENGMAQLITTEAWNINSTDLVKKALVTVPAPSILNPPAESQSGMALKVAATVLQPLCLGESPVVMPIHMQVEGSSAPELNPNGNATYVMTTQGPVQLPVVLEQHVFQHLNSPLVLPQEAPCSSNAMHNNLFQGAEDSEAQPQLLDLRIPSQPQEPALPFEAVLQNLFPAQGSLGPPPCQPPPGYAPVPPQPFNSPLSPLVPPATLLVPYPVIVPLPVPVPIPIPVPVPQSSESKFSPSFPKPPSSFGLHSFKGTQTTLEKDELKPLDILQPKEYFQLSRHTVIKMGSENEALDLSMKSVPWLKAGEASPQVFQEDAALDLSLAAHRKAEAPPEILYNSSGSADIQGHTILEKLSSGMEMPFAPAKCREASAMMESHSSNGNGTEMVGQPSHPGSELKAESNIEVVSESQAAKVIVSVEDAVPAIFCGKIKGLSGVSTKNFSFKREDSVLQGYDINSQGEESLGNAEPLRKPIKSRSIKLKKVNSQEIHMLPIKKQRLATFFPRK; encoded by the coding sequence ATGGATGACCTGCAGTCCCAGAACCTTTCCATGGACATGACTGACTCCCCTCCCACTTTGGCTAATAACAGACTGGAGAACGGCATGGCCCAGCTGATAACTACCGAGGCCTGGAACATCAACTCCACTGACCTGGTAAAGAAGGCCCTGGTGACCGTGCCAGCCCCGTCAATTCTGAACCCCCCAGCTGAGTCCCAGAGTGGCATGGCTCTGAAGGTAGCAGCCACGGTGCTGCAGCCCCTGTGCCTTGGGGAAAGCCCAGTGGTGATGCCCATTCATATGCAGGTGGAGGGAAGCTCTGCGCCAGAGCTCAACCCCAATGGCAACGCTACCTACGTTATGACTACACAAGGCCCTGTGCAGCTACCAGTGGTGTTGGAACAGCATGTTTTCCAGCACCTCAACTCCCCTCTAGTCCTGCCACAGGAGGCCCCGTGCTCCTCCAACGCTATGCACAACAACCTCTTCCAGGGGGCTGAGGACTCCGAGGCACAGCCTCAGCTCCTGGACCTGAGGATCCCAAGTCAGCCACAGGAGCCCGCATTGCCTTTTGAAGCTGTGCTCCAGAATTTGTTCCCTGCCCAAGGCTCTCTGGGCCCTCCACCCTGCCAACCTCCTCCTGGCTATGCCCCAGTGCCTCCCCAGCCCTTTAACTCCCCATTGTCCCCCCTAGTCCCACCAGCTACCCTCTTGGTGCCCTATCCTGTGATTGTTCCCTTGCCAGTTCCAGTGcccatccccatccctgtcccAGTGCCTCAGAGTTCTGAATCCAAGTTCAGCCCCAGTTTCCCCAAGCCGCCATCTTCCTTCGGCTTGCACTCCTTTAAAGGCACCCAGACTACCCTGGAAAAGGATGAACTGAAGCCCTTAGACATCCTCCAGCCAAAGGAGTATTTCCAGCTCAGCCGCCACACAGTCATCAAGATGGGGAGTGAGAACGAGGCCCTGGATCTGTCCATGAAGTCAGTGCCCTGGCTCAAGGCTGGGGAAGCTAGCCCCCAAGTCTTTCAAGAGGATGCAGCCCTAGATCTGTCTTTGGCAGCCCACCGAAAAGCTGAGGCTCCTCCAGAGATATTGTATAACAGCAGTGGGTCAGCAGACATCCAGGGTCACACCATACTGGAGAAACTTTCCAGTGGCATGGAAATGCCCTTTGCCCCTGCCAAGTGTCGTGAGGCCTCAGCCATGATGGAGAGCCACAGCAGCAACGGCAACGGCACTGAGATGGTGGGTCAGCCCAGCCATCCTGGCAGTGAGCTGAAGGCTGAAAGTAACATTGAGGTCGTAAGTGAATCTCAGGCGGCCAAGGTCATTGTGTCCGTTGAAGACGCCGTGCCTGCCATCTTCTGTGGCAAGATTAAAGGCCTCTCAGGGGTATCCACCAAAAACTTCTCCTTCAAAAGAGAAGACTCTGTGCTTCAGGGTTATGACATCAACAGCCAAGGAGAAGAGTCCCTGGGAAACGCCGAGCCCCTTAGGAAACCCATCAAAAGCCGGAGCATAAAGTTAAAGAAAGTGAACTCCCAGGAAATACACATGCTCCCAATTAAAAAACAACGGCTGGCCACCTTTTTCCCAAGAAAGTAA